The Bacteroidales bacterium genome includes a region encoding these proteins:
- a CDS encoding peptide MFS transporter — protein sequence MVTQSKKHPKGLMILFFTEMWERFGFYLMLGIFTLYMLAGDDSAFPGLGMSPAESADIYGTYLALVYLTPFFGGLIADRLLGYRKSIFIGGILMAAGYMSLAVPNLYGFFGGLLLIILGNGMFKPNISVLVGRLYENDEYRHLKDAGFNIFYLGINIGAFVCNFVAAYLRIKYGWGFAFAAAGIGMLIGVLWLFLGSKTAPLIAAADTIATKEETKGQQSIKSIIIKMFVPALIAGALGWFIPGNILGADSTDAFLFFSIPIVLFYINLVKRAKKEDKEPIKALLAVMGVVVVFWAVFHQNGSALTFWAKNNTNREMSQTTEKIFNALELTETVSVAPRLIEKSGMHGEFEGYEMGNSYYFSNNYTGELPKGNLGTDDKGDIAIPGDIAQTYSYEKYIVANRNKFKKLIDRTKDDAAKKVIIDKQKLWETNLSQLLREIGITDESKLAWKEIPKEKKQQMGIMKIWPTELQASINPFFIIILTPLIVGLFTFLRRRGKEPSTPAKIGYGLVITSLSMLVMVGAALVSDSGDIKTTVGWLFGVYGIITIGELFLSPMGLSLVSKLSPKPIAAVMMGGWFLSTALGNKLSGVLSGFWDLFEKKEYFFLTNVGLTMIAAVGIFILLPWLRRVVKEHTGE from the coding sequence ATGGTTACACAATCAAAAAAACACCCTAAGGGGTTAATGATTCTGTTCTTTACAGAGATGTGGGAACGCTTCGGTTTCTATTTAATGCTGGGGATTTTTACATTATACATGCTAGCCGGAGACGACAGTGCATTTCCGGGATTAGGGATGAGTCCTGCAGAATCAGCAGATATTTACGGAACTTATTTAGCATTAGTTTATCTTACTCCTTTCTTTGGGGGCTTAATAGCTGACCGTTTATTAGGTTACAGAAAATCTATCTTTATCGGCGGTATTTTAATGGCAGCCGGTTATATGAGTCTTGCAGTACCTAACCTGTATGGTTTCTTTGGTGGATTACTATTAATTATACTGGGTAACGGAATGTTTAAACCAAACATTTCAGTTCTTGTGGGACGATTATATGAGAATGATGAATATAGACATTTAAAAGATGCCGGTTTTAACATCTTTTATTTGGGAATTAATATTGGTGCATTTGTTTGTAACTTTGTTGCAGCATATTTACGTATTAAATACGGATGGGGATTTGCTTTTGCAGCTGCCGGGATAGGTATGTTAATTGGGGTTTTATGGTTATTCCTTGGTTCAAAAACTGCACCTTTAATTGCAGCAGCTGATACAATTGCAACTAAAGAAGAAACAAAAGGACAACAATCAATTAAAAGTATTATTATTAAAATGTTTGTTCCTGCATTAATTGCCGGTGCATTAGGATGGTTTATTCCCGGAAATATTCTTGGAGCAGATTCAACGGATGCTTTCTTATTTTTTAGTATTCCAATTGTACTTTTCTATATTAATTTAGTAAAAAGAGCAAAAAAAGAAGATAAAGAACCTATTAAAGCACTACTTGCTGTTATGGGTGTTGTAGTTGTATTTTGGGCAGTATTTCACCAAAACGGATCAGCACTTACGTTCTGGGCAAAAAATAACACAAATCGTGAAATGAGCCAAACTACTGAAAAGATTTTCAATGCTTTGGAATTAACTGAAACAGTGTCAGTTGCTCCGCGTCTTATTGAAAAAAGCGGAATGCACGGAGAGTTTGAAGGTTATGAAATGGGAAACAGTTATTATTTTAGTAATAACTATACAGGAGAACTTCCAAAAGGTAATTTAGGAACTGATGATAAAGGAGATATTGCTATACCGGGGGATATTGCTCAAACATATTCTTATGAAAAATATATTGTTGCTAACAGAAATAAATTTAAAAAACTTATTGACAGAACAAAAGATGATGCTGCTAAAAAAGTTATTATTGATAAACAAAAATTATGGGAAACTAACTTAAGTCAGTTGTTAAGAGAAATTGGTATTACTGATGAAAGCAAATTAGCTTGGAAAGAAATCCCTAAAGAGAAAAAACAACAAATGGGTATAATGAAAATTTGGCCAACTGAACTTCAAGCTTCAATTAACCCATTCTTTATTATCATTTTAACACCTCTTATTGTAGGCCTGTTTACGTTCCTAAGAAGAAGGGGGAAAGAACCATCAACTCCTGCAAAAATTGGATATGGTTTGGTAATAACTTCTCTTTCGATGCTTGTAATGGTTGGAGCTGCACTGGTTTCTGATAGTGGAGATATTAAAACTACTGTTGGTTGGTTATTCGGAGTTTACGGAATTATAACCATCGGAGAATTGTTCTTAAGCCCTATGGGATTATCATTAGTTTCAAAACTAAGTCCTAAACCAATTGCTGCTGTTATGATGGGAGGTTGGTTCTTATCAACAGCACTCGGAAATAAATTATCCGGTGTATTATCCGGTTTCTGGGATTTATTTGAGAAAAAAGAATACTTCTTCCTTACAAATGTTGGATTAACAATGATTGCTGCTGTTGGTATATTTATTTTATTGCCTTGGCTGAGAAGAGTTGTAAAAGAACACACAGGGGAATAA
- a CDS encoding DsrE/DsrF/DrsH-like family protein produces MAEEVKHPLKKVLMICAKGSLEDVLATLVMANGAVMEGIETKVFFTFFGLDGITKKRMNKLHTPTVGNPAMRMPGGLPFPTWLGSIPGVEAGVSAMMKKQIDELDIPGTGEFLEMIEAGGGEIFACKLAVDMFKLKKEDLADEVKDIITIGEFYEMADGLQTQIIFT; encoded by the coding sequence ATGGCAGAAGAAGTTAAACATCCATTAAAAAAAGTTTTAATGATATGTGCAAAAGGTTCATTGGAAGATGTTCTTGCAACACTCGTTATGGCAAACGGAGCAGTAATGGAAGGCATTGAAACAAAAGTTTTCTTTACTTTCTTCGGATTAGACGGAATTACTAAAAAAAGAATGAATAAATTGCATACGCCAACCGTAGGTAATCCGGCAATGAGAATGCCCGGCGGTTTACCCTTCCCTACTTGGTTAGGCAGCATACCGGGAGTTGAAGCAGGTGTGTCGGCAATGATGAAAAAACAAATTGATGAACTTGATATTCCCGGAACAGGTGAATTTTTAGAAATGATTGAAGCAGGCGGAGGAGAAATATTTGCTTGTAAACTTGCAGTTGATATGTTTAAATTAAAGAAAGAAGATTTGGCTGATGAAGTAAAAGACATTATCACAATCGGAGAATTCTACGAAATGGCTGACGGCTTACAAACTCAAATTATTTTTACATAA
- a CDS encoding TusE/DsrC/DsvC family sulfur relay protein, giving the protein MAQKEYAGKMIDLDDNGYFVNSDQWSREVATAIAAEDGDELTDKHFEVLEFIRDKVTKGESLTIRSIGKSGITDIKSFYKLFPGAPLKKATKYAGVSKPSSCV; this is encoded by the coding sequence ATGGCACAAAAAGAATATGCAGGAAAAATGATTGACCTTGATGATAACGGATATTTTGTAAACTCCGACCAATGGTCAAGAGAAGTTGCAACAGCAATTGCAGCAGAAGACGGAGATGAATTAACAGACAAACATTTTGAAGTATTAGAATTCATCAGAGATAAAGTAACTAAAGGTGAAAGCCTTACAATACGTTCAATTGGAAAATCAGGAATAACAGACATTAAAAGTTTTTACAAGCTGTTTCCGGGTGCTCCTTTAAAGAAAGCAACAAAATATGCAGGTGTTTCAAAACCTTCAAGTTGTGTTTAG
- a CDS encoding DUF1641 domain-containing protein: MSDKNIQYQINELNAKVDLILEEVIAQRGARIEKEDLVEDLTIVGKDMFSHAVTSLDKAGIELDGEALTALLIKVVRNIGTFNKMMDTLESMNDLVKDAAPIVNQMGLDAIAKFAEFEQKGYLDFIKELMKISDNIVSHFTVEDVRGLAENVVSILEMVKNMTQPDMLGAINNALTVFKSMDTEDIQEYSMWKAMRAMKTPEMKRSIGFMITFMRNLSASVNKND; encoded by the coding sequence ATGTCAGACAAAAACATACAATATCAAATTAATGAACTAAATGCAAAGGTCGATTTAATACTTGAAGAAGTAATTGCCCAAAGAGGTGCAAGAATCGAAAAAGAAGACTTAGTTGAAGACCTGACAATTGTCGGTAAAGATATGTTCTCACATGCTGTAACATCATTAGACAAAGCAGGAATAGAGCTTGATGGTGAGGCACTTACAGCATTACTAATAAAAGTTGTAAGAAATATCGGGACATTCAACAAGATGATGGATACTTTAGAAAGCATGAACGACCTGGTTAAAGACGCAGCACCTATTGTTAACCAAATGGGCTTAGACGCTATTGCTAAATTTGCCGAATTTGAACAAAAAGGCTATTTAGATTTTATAAAAGAATTAATGAAAATCAGTGATAATATTGTATCTCATTTTACGGTAGAAGATGTAAGAGGTTTAGCCGAAAATGTTGTTTCAATTCTTGAAATGGTTAAGAACATGACACAACCGGATATGTTAGGTGCAATTAATAATGCACTAACTGTTTTCAAAAGCATGGATACAGAAGACATTCAGGAGTACTCAATGTGGAAAGCAATGCGAGCTATGAAAACACCTGAAATGAAACGAAGCATAGGTTTTATGATAACTTTTATGAGAAACCTTTCGGCATCAGTAAATAAAAATGATTAA
- a CDS encoding NAD(P)/FAD-dependent oxidoreductase: MKKLVILGAGTGGTIMANKMRKVLERDEWEITIVDQFKTHYYQPGFLFIPFGMYTKKDVIKPKADFIPIGVNLIYSEIDKVEGENNKVLLKDGNILNYDYLVIATGVRIVPEETPGLKGELWHKNVFDFYTIEGAVALAEFFKTWEGGELVLNIADNPIKCPVAPLEFVMFADAFFSERGMRDKVNITFVTPMEGAFTKPRASKVLGGLLKKKNINVVPDFYLESVDNERKVIKSYDEKEVPFDCLITIPVHMGDSMVERSGLGDDMNFILTDKFKLNSTKFDNIFVLGDSANIPTSKAGSVVHFAAEVVSENLMCAIEGRPFSANFDGHSNCYIETGHGKGALIDFNYDTEPLPGYFPFPGIGPFGLLKETRMNHYGKLMFRWMYWHILLKGKDMPIPSEMYMAGKKA; this comes from the coding sequence ATGAAAAAACTTGTAATATTAGGAGCCGGAACCGGCGGAACAATAATGGCAAATAAAATGCGTAAAGTTCTCGAACGCGATGAATGGGAAATCACAATTGTTGATCAATTTAAAACACATTATTATCAACCCGGTTTTCTTTTTATTCCTTTCGGAATGTACACAAAAAAAGATGTAATTAAACCGAAAGCAGACTTTATTCCGATAGGTGTTAATTTAATTTATTCCGAAATAGATAAAGTTGAAGGAGAAAACAACAAAGTACTTCTTAAAGACGGAAATATTTTAAATTATGATTATTTGGTTATTGCAACAGGCGTAAGAATTGTTCCCGAAGAAACTCCCGGTTTAAAAGGTGAATTGTGGCACAAAAACGTTTTTGATTTTTACACAATTGAAGGTGCAGTAGCATTAGCCGAATTTTTTAAAACTTGGGAAGGAGGAGAACTTGTTCTTAACATTGCCGACAACCCTATCAAATGCCCCGTTGCTCCTTTAGAGTTTGTTATGTTTGCTGATGCATTCTTCTCTGAAAGAGGAATGAGAGATAAAGTTAACATAACATTTGTTACCCCGATGGAAGGTGCATTTACAAAACCCCGAGCCTCAAAAGTATTAGGCGGACTTCTTAAAAAGAAAAATATTAATGTAGTTCCTGATTTTTACTTGGAAAGTGTTGATAATGAAAGGAAAGTTATAAAATCTTATGACGAAAAAGAAGTTCCTTTTGATTGTTTGATAACTATTCCTGTTCACATGGGAGACAGCATGGTTGAAAGAAGCGGACTCGGAGATGATATGAATTTTATTTTAACTGATAAATTCAAATTAAACTCAACTAAATTTGACAATATCTTTGTTCTCGGCGACTCGGCAAACATACCTACTTCAAAAGCAGGGTCTGTTGTTCACTTTGCAGCAGAGGTCGTTTCTGAAAACCTTATGTGTGCAATTGAAGGAAGACCGTTCTCCGCAAATTTTGACGGACATTCAAATTGCTATATTGAAACAGGACACGGTAAAGGAGCATTAATTGATTTTAATTACGACACAGAACCGCTTCCGGGTTATTTCCCTTTTCCGGGTATCGGACCTTTCGGGCTTTTAAAAGAAACCAGAATGAACCATTACGGAAAACTAATGTTCAGATGGATGTATTGGCATATTCTGTTAAAAGGAAAAGATATGCCTATTCCTTCGGAAATGTACATGGCAGGGAAAAAAGCATAA
- a CDS encoding Crp/Fnr family transcriptional regulator — protein MPKISKPESCLKCPYKWKYLNLLKDSDIDSIQNNCTIINFKKGETICKQGTDATHALYLARGTVKLYIEGKKNLILKLIKAGEYIDLQTLFGDKSYKYSVAAMDDTMVCMINSELLSDLAINNPKYLFELTKAISNSGSYVYKKISDISRKQLRGRLADTLLYLRNEIYNSDEFNLGMTRKELAELSSMSMENAVRILSEFKKDGIISIQGKMFKILQVDLLKKLSDIG, from the coding sequence ATGCCTAAAATTTCTAAACCTGAGAGCTGTTTGAAGTGTCCTTATAAGTGGAAATATTTAAACTTATTAAAAGATTCTGATATTGACTCGATCCAGAATAATTGTACGATTATTAATTTCAAAAAAGGAGAAACAATATGCAAGCAAGGAACGGATGCAACTCATGCGTTATATCTTGCAAGAGGAACTGTTAAGTTGTACATTGAGGGTAAGAAAAATTTAATATTGAAGTTAATTAAAGCCGGTGAGTACATTGATTTGCAAACATTATTCGGAGATAAATCTTATAAATACTCAGTTGCGGCAATGGATGATACAATGGTTTGCATGATTAATTCTGAATTGTTGAGTGATTTAGCAATAAATAATCCTAAATATTTGTTTGAGTTAACAAAAGCTATAAGTAATTCAGGAAGTTATGTTTACAAAAAAATAAGTGATATAAGCCGCAAGCAATTGCGAGGAAGATTAGCCGATACTCTTTTATATTTAAGGAATGAAATTTATAATTCTGATGAGTTTAATTTGGGAATGACGAGAAAGGAACTTGCGGAGTTGTCTTCGATGTCTATGGAAAATGCCGTCAGAATTTTGTCAGAATTTAAAAAAGACGGAATTATTTCGATACAAGGAAAGATGTTTAAGATTTTACAAGTTGACCTTTTAAAGAAACTTAGTGATATAGGCTAA
- a CDS encoding PKD domain-containing protein, which yields MKGNKNNIEDLFKNGLKEHSLNPSNSVWKNINRKLNIQNFLKFKPGKFNIYYATVIIATSTILLISTFNNRAIIEEKNTITENNLLLTENNINNNEVKIPEIKNDKQTTKINNQKIINTGKEIIKKTETEKNYIETKEKTTETEHITKAKSSDEENNNVILAEPIADFSASTYGACVPVVVHFTNASENCDSYLWNFGNGKTSSEINPTFVFRTAGTYTVTLTVKSGSISNSVSKVIKVFPKPVSEFIVSDKDNIFENDEVKFANLSTGYKSCFWDFGNENTSSFTHPTNTYYNSGLYNVSLICFSENNCSDTSVFLNLRIHDSKYQVLAPTAFYADLNGQNNGYDNNRMYSNTIFHPVFNYETSEYYLRIFNKFGTIVFESRNPDFGWNGYYNNKPAPDAVYVWECSGKFADGEAFIKSGNVTLLYLK from the coding sequence ATGAAAGGAAATAAGAATAACATAGAAGATTTATTTAAAAACGGGCTAAAAGAACATTCGCTTAATCCGTCAAATTCTGTGTGGAAAAACATAAACAGAAAATTAAACATACAAAACTTCCTGAAATTTAAACCGGGAAAATTTAACATCTATTATGCAACTGTAATTATTGCAACTTCAACAATATTGCTTATTAGTACATTTAATAACAGAGCGATTATCGAAGAAAAAAACACAATAACAGAAAACAATCTTTTACTCACAGAAAACAATATAAACAACAATGAAGTAAAAATTCCGGAAATAAAAAATGACAAACAAACAACCAAAATAAATAACCAAAAAATAATAAATACCGGTAAAGAAATAATCAAAAAAACCGAAACAGAAAAAAACTATATTGAAACAAAAGAAAAAACTACAGAAACTGAACACATCACAAAAGCAAAATCAAGCGATGAGGAAAATAATAACGTGATATTAGCCGAACCTATTGCCGATTTTTCAGCAAGCACCTATGGAGCCTGCGTACCTGTTGTAGTGCATTTTACAAACGCATCCGAAAACTGCGACAGCTATCTTTGGAATTTCGGAAACGGGAAAACTTCATCAGAAATTAATCCGACTTTTGTGTTTAGAACTGCCGGAACATACACGGTTACTTTAACTGTAAAATCCGGCAGTATTTCTAACTCTGTATCAAAAGTTATTAAAGTCTTTCCGAAACCTGTTTCAGAATTTATAGTCTCAGACAAAGATAACATTTTTGAAAACGATGAAGTCAAATTTGCAAATCTGAGTACAGGCTATAAATCTTGCTTTTGGGACTTCGGAAATGAAAACACATCAAGTTTCACACACCCCACTAATACATACTATAATTCAGGATTATATAATGTTTCATTAATATGTTTTTCTGAAAATAATTGCTCGGATACTTCAGTATTTTTAAACCTCAGAATACATGATTCAAAATACCAAGTTTTGGCACCTACGGCATTTTATGCTGACTTAAACGGTCAAAATAACGGATATGATAACAACAGAATGTATTCAAATACAATATTTCACCCTGTTTTTAATTATGAAACTTCCGAATACTATTTAAGAATTTTCAATAAGTTCGGAACAATTGTTTTTGAAAGCAGAAATCCCGATTTCGGTTGGAACGGATACTATAATAATAAACCTGCACCCGATGCAGTATATGTTTGGGAATGTTCGGGAAAATTTGCAGACGGTGAAGCCTTTATAAAATCAGGAAATGTTACTCTTTTATATTTAAAATAA
- a CDS encoding sigma-70 family RNA polymerase sigma factor has translation MIDLSKIIEQCKSHDRKAQKELYDVYSPVLFGICIRYSKSTTDAEDILQEGFIKIFTKINNFKGNGSFEGWMRRIIVNTAITHYHKNKKHKDIYDITEIKETDVEGYQYNSEEYTKEELLSVINNLPEGYKMVFNLYAIEGYKHKEIGEMLNISANTSKSQYSRAKERIRETLSKISKMKIENERK, from the coding sequence ATGATTGATTTAAGTAAAATAATTGAACAATGCAAATCTCATGACAGAAAAGCCCAAAAAGAATTATACGATGTATATTCTCCGGTCTTATTCGGCATTTGCATAAGATATTCAAAATCAACAACTGATGCAGAAGACATTTTGCAAGAAGGTTTTATAAAAATATTTACTAAAATCAATAATTTTAAAGGTAACGGTTCTTTTGAAGGTTGGATGAGACGAATAATTGTGAACACGGCAATTACACATTATCATAAAAATAAAAAACATAAAGATATTTATGATATTACTGAAATTAAAGAAACTGATGTTGAAGGATATCAATATAATTCGGAAGAATACACAAAAGAAGAATTATTATCAGTAATTAACAATTTGCCGGAAGGTTATAAAATGGTGTTTAACCTATATGCAATTGAAGGCTATAAACATAAAGAAATAGGCGAAATGTTAAATATAAGCGCAAATACATCAAAATCACAATATTCAAGAGCAAAAGAAAGAATAAGAGAAACATTGAGCAAAATTTCAAAAATGAAAATTGAAAATGAAAGGAAATAA
- a CDS encoding endonuclease: MKKQFILILFFLSNVNIYSQNTSSYYNSANYLYGSELKKELHNIIKNHKQFPYTSKETDVWDILKESDKDILNSKNIILFYSRKSVNAEQEYNSGNGWSREHIWSKSRGQFGNRPGAGTDVHHIRPADIKINSSKNNRWFANCDNTFRNKEKAVNLCKNKWTVEPDENIKGDIARMLFYMAVRYEGEKYEPDLELINYIPKDRNSKLPFYAYLPDLLKWHNEDPIDESEKRRNNIIYKYQKNRNPFIDHPEFAELIWNEKGVINSNDILKDYLVFYFLGKKVLIPKNIESFKDEKSALRTGTHIFYELLKK, from the coding sequence TTGAAAAAGCAGTTTATTCTAATATTATTTTTTCTGTCAAATGTTAATATTTATTCACAAAATACATCTTCATATTATAATTCTGCAAATTATTTATACGGCTCCGAACTAAAAAAAGAATTACACAATATTATTAAAAACCATAAGCAATTTCCTTATACAAGCAAAGAAACAGACGTTTGGGACATTTTAAAAGAAAGTGATAAAGACATTTTAAATTCAAAAAATATAATTTTATTTTATTCAAGAAAATCAGTAAACGCAGAACAAGAATATAATAGCGGAAACGGTTGGTCAAGAGAACATATTTGGTCAAAATCAAGAGGTCAATTCGGGAATAGACCCGGAGCAGGAACAGATGTACATCATATTCGCCCTGCTGATATCAAAATAAATTCATCAAAAAACAATCGCTGGTTTGCAAATTGTGATAATACTTTCCGAAATAAAGAAAAAGCAGTAAATCTATGTAAAAACAAATGGACAGTTGAACCCGATGAGAATATAAAAGGAGATATTGCCAGAATGTTGTTTTATATGGCAGTAAGATATGAAGGAGAAAAATACGAACCTGATTTAGAACTGATTAACTATATCCCGAAAGACAGAAACTCAAAATTACCATTTTATGCATATCTTCCCGATCTTTTAAAATGGCATAACGAAGACCCAATTGATGAATCTGAAAAAAGACGAAATAATATTATTTATAAATATCAAAAAAATAGAAACCCTTTTATTGACCATCCGGAATTTGCTGAATTAATTTGGAATGAGAAGGGAGTAATAAACAGCAATGATATATTGAAGGACTATTTAGTATTTTATTTTTTAGGAAAAAAAGTTTTAATTCCGAAAAATATAGAATCTTTTAAGGATGAGAAATCAGCTTTAAGAACAGGAACACACATATTTTATGAATTGTTGAAGAAGTAA
- a CDS encoding ammonium transporter, protein MNRIKILRVPVLVLLFLVFAGPAFGTNEDDIKSIIEVQQYNRAIHIMAMLLVGFGFLMVFVKKYGRSALTATFLLVSTALPLYFAISDSGLFSEPGGEIKTLILAEFGAASLLIAAGAILGRVKMYEYLILGLLFIPFYMLNEWAVAENGFGLVNGGFADTGGSVVIHAFGAIFGIAAAFSLTTKRELETPINANATSDRYSMLGSMILWLFWPSFCAALVPTAEIPHAVVNVFLALSGSTIITYILSVSVRGKINIADIANAALAGGVAIGSTFDHVSHGGAILIGAIAGGISTLGFALLQERQKKVFKSVDTCGVTNLHGLPGLFGGLAAIFVVDDLSAGSQLSGIGITIIIAATSGIIAGKIISLFGRRKEPYIDSEEFEDA, encoded by the coding sequence ATGAACAGAATAAAAATCTTAAGAGTTCCTGTTTTAGTACTTCTGTTTTTAGTGTTTGCAGGACCGGCATTCGGCACAAATGAAGATGACATTAAATCGATTATTGAAGTCCAACAATACAACAGAGCTATCCATATTATGGCAATGTTATTAGTCGGTTTCGGATTTCTGATGGTTTTTGTCAAAAAATACGGAAGATCGGCTCTCACAGCAACTTTCTTGCTTGTAAGCACTGCATTACCTCTTTATTTCGCAATCAGTGATTCCGGCTTATTCAGTGAACCGGGCGGGGAAATTAAAACTTTAATCCTTGCAGAATTCGGTGCGGCAAGTTTATTAATTGCTGCCGGAGCAATTCTCGGTCGTGTAAAAATGTATGAATACTTAATTCTCGGATTATTATTTATTCCGTTTTATATGTTAAATGAATGGGCTGTTGCAGAAAACGGTTTCGGTCTGGTAAACGGCGGTTTTGCAGACACAGGAGGTTCAGTAGTAATTCACGCATTCGGTGCAATTTTCGGTATTGCTGCTGCATTTTCTCTTACAACTAAAAGAGAACTTGAAACTCCGATAAATGCAAATGCTACAAGCGATAGGTATTCAATGCTCGGAAGTATGATTTTATGGTTATTTTGGCCCAGCTTCTGTGCAGCACTTGTTCCTACGGCTGAAATTCCTCATGCAGTTGTTAATGTTTTTCTTGCTTTAAGCGGTTCTACAATAATTACCTATATTCTATCTGTATCCGTAAGAGGAAAAATAAATATTGCAGACATAGCAAATGCGGCTTTAGCCGGCGGTGTTGCAATCGGTTCAACTTTTGACCATGTTTCTCACGGCGGTGCAATTTTAATCGGTGCAATTGCCGGCGGTATCTCTACTTTAGGTTTTGCTCTTTTACAAGAAAGACAGAAAAAAGTTTTCAAATCAGTTGATACATGCGGAGTTACTAATCTTCACGGTTTACCGGGATTATTCGGCGGTTTGGCTGCAATATTTGTTGTTGACGATTTGAGTGCGGGAAGTCAACTTTCCGGAATAGGTATTACGATTATAATTGCTGCAACTTCCGGAATCATAGCCGGAAAAATCATCTCCCTTTTCGGAAGAAGGAAAGAACCGTATATTGATTCGGAAGAATTTGAAGATGCCTAA
- a CDS encoding threonylcarbamoyl-AMP synthase, translated as MLLKIYEENPSEKQIDKVFEIFKSGGLVIIPTDSVYSIACDMNNRKAVENLAKLKGIKLKDADFSFIFGDLSCVSEYTKPISNSTFKIIKKNLPGPFTFILDANNNIPNFFRKSKKTIGIRIPDNEIVRTIVRKLNHPILSTSVHADDDIIEYMTDPSLIEEKYKNTVEVVIDGGYGKIEASTVVDCTGGEIEILREGIEELMR; from the coding sequence ATGTTATTGAAGATTTACGAAGAAAATCCTTCCGAAAAGCAAATTGATAAGGTTTTTGAAATATTTAAAAGCGGAGGTTTGGTTATAATACCTACTGATTCTGTTTACAGTATTGCTTGTGATATGAATAATCGAAAAGCTGTTGAGAATCTTGCGAAGCTTAAAGGCATTAAATTAAAAGATGCTGATTTTTCTTTTATTTTCGGAGATTTAAGTTGTGTGTCGGAATACACAAAGCCGATTAGTAACAGTACATTTAAAATTATTAAAAAGAATTTACCCGGTCCGTTCACTTTTATTTTAGACGCAAATAATAATATCCCTAATTTTTTCAGAAAAAGTAAAAAAACAATCGGTATCAGAATTCCTGATAATGAAATTGTAAGAACTATTGTAAGAAAATTAAACCATCCTATTTTGTCAACTTCGGTTCATGCCGATGATGATATAATTGAATATATGACTGACCCTTCATTGATTGAAGAAAAATATAAAAATACAGTTGAAGTTGTTATTGACGGAGGATACGGAAAAATTGAAGCATCAACGGTTGTTGATTGCACCGGCGGCGAAATAGAAATTTTGAGAGAAGGAATTGAAGAATTAATGAGATAA